In Cutaneotrichosporon cavernicola HIS019 DNA, chromosome: 1, one DNA window encodes the following:
- the PEX6 gene encoding uncharacterized protein (ATPase family associated with various cellular activities (AAA)): MPAVRPFGRPAPVIADVHPLPSSSDAGEASSDLWAALLPRSTEKPKRLAVAIEWAPEHRLPPSARAGAARKLVLWVSQTSAEPSDKVSSRPRLYVPEHLLPSYVPTPAEVTVHAHEPVSLSLVVVQPTGGELASSDFEPLYPDAVNEPDGDPVYGYDINGSVHWADEETQAGTILREGGIISLGSGCGFRVLMAEPVQQGLVTRDTRVVVANKPSDAFGDFDDDRSAGGSFAPTHRSLVEEFDADAFLASSLARSLASLTDDEPAAQHDLDDSSTSSLTNSGSMTPRPGLSGLRSPSPVAAPDDVLQLDSPVDEGMRFVLVPASGRGPQTDEDDSDVCYAGVWALGRAGVFEGDWVSLRAVEQGAPGRTRIARVVAWERLDEEMSDLPPNALIVPPGVRRALFPLPAPHLEVIMQPTPFGARRPTLPVAKSMTLARVATAEGVDKRYERAWLRGLRNHFAAGRGDEPESHQRLVRRGDVISVPVRQGKPLAEGEEPEDEDDDEERVEKDTALAYFIVTALAFEPLMPLEDDFSSTISSKSRAGELGCWVDAGPGGETSLMLSGVERGRVAGRAGDLAWHGMPAAPPPYYAPAAGTLRDLAKSAFSPLALARLFPLSVLVKGSRGAGKRSFVHAAADELGLSVVEVSCYDVIGDTPQTTEGTLRARFDKARQCAPSILLLTHLEAFAPQSSGSAPPRPPPVVKVVEDLLAAACKAGAETSQPVAIFGTTSNIEAVPRDMQAVFKHELALPAPSSGEREAILTTCVADTPLAPDVVLSHVAAQAAALTAGDLASLVERARDMALARACAGAPSATDALLAGVALTAADLTTALGDARASYADSIGAPRIPNVSWDDVGGLAAVKNDILDTVQLPLEHPELFGEGMKKRSGILLYGPPGTGKTLLAKAVATSCAANFLSVKGPELLNMYIGESEANVRRVFEKARDASPCVIFMDELDSVAPKRGNQGDSGGVMDRIVSQLLAELDGMSGGRGQVVVMAATNRPDLLDPALLRPGRFDRMLYLSVPETHAAQRDVLAALTRKFTLDPALSLDDLSERLPFTYTGADLYALCADAMLRSMTRVAEEVDKRVAELDAAPLPRAYPKPLTAQYYLASMATSAETDVIVGESDFLHALERLQPSVSSDEMAHYRRVQDEFKGFNIGGDK, encoded by the exons ATGCCAGCTGTACGCCCTTTTGGGCGTCCTGCGCCCGTGATCGCCGACGtccaccccctcccctcgtcgagcgacgcgggcgaggcgTCCTCCGACCTCTGGgctgccctcctcccccgctCCACCGAGAAGCCAAAACGCCTGGCAGTCGCAATTGAATGGGCGCCCGAGCACCGCCTCCCTCCGAGCGCACGCGCTGGAGCAGCACGcaaactcgtcctctgGGTCTCGCAAACTAGTGCAGAG CCGAGCGATAAGGTCTCCTCCCGGCCGCGGCTCTATGTTCCCGAACACCTGTTGCCCAGTTACGTCCCCACTCCCGCTGAAGTGACGGTGCATGCGCACGAGCCCGTCTCCCTCTCGCTGGTTGTCGTCCAGCCGACTGGCGGGGAACTCGCCTCATCCGACTTCGAACCGCTTTATCCCGACGCTGTGAATGAGCCTGATGGAGACCCCGTGTACGGTTACGACATTAATGGATCGGTTCACTGGGCCGATGAGGAGACGCAGGCCGGCACGATCCTCCGTGAAGGCGGTATCATCTCGCTTGGATCGGGGTGCGGGTTCCGCGTCCTCATGGCCGAGCCGGTGCAGCAGGGCCTCGTGACTCGCGACACGCGGGTTGTTGTGGCGAACAAGCCGAGCGACGCGTTTGGGGATTTTGACGATGACCGCTCCGCCGGTGGCTCGTTTGCGCCTACACATCGCTCCCTGGTGGAGGAGTTTGATGCCGACGCCTTCCTGGCCTCTTCACTCGCCCGCTCGCTGGCCAGCCTgacggacgacgagccggcCGCACaacacgacctcgacgactcGTCAACGTCAAGCCTCACCAACTCGGGCTCGATGACTCCGCGCCCCGGCCTCTCGGGCCTGCGTTCACCTTCCCCTGTCGCCGCGCCTGACGACGtgctccagctcgactCGCCCGTCGATGAGGGCATGCGTTTTGTGCTCGTTCCTGCCTCAGGTCGAGGACCCCAGAcagacgaggacgacagcgacgtcTGTTACGCTGGCGTGTGGGCGCTTGGCCGGGCAGGCGTCTTCGAAGGTGACTGGGTCTCCCTTCGCGCCGTCGAGCAGGGCGCACCTGGGCGGACGCGCATCGCCCGCGTCGTTGCCTGGGAGCgtctcgacgaggagatgagcGATCT TCCTCCAAATGCGCTGATCGTGCCTCCGGGAGTGCGCCgcgccctcttccccttGCCCGCGCCGCACCTCGAAGTCATCATGCAGCCCACCCCTttcggcgcgcggcgcccTACCCTCCCCGTCGCCAAGAGCATGACTCTCGCACGGGTTGCAACTGCCGAAGGCGTCGACAAGCGGTACGAGCGCGCCTGGCTGCGCGGCCTGCGCAACCACTTTGCTGCGggccgcggcgacgagcccgAGTCGCACCAGCGCCTTGtgcggcgcggcgacgtTATCTCGGTGCCGGTGCGGCAGGGCAAGCCactcgccgagggcgaggagccggaggacgaggatgacgatgaggagcgtGTCGAAAAGGACACGGCGCTCGCGTACTTTATCGTGACGGCGCTTGCGTTTGAGCCCCTCATGCCGCTCGAGGATGACTTTAGCTCGACCATCTCGTCCAAGTCCCGGgccggcgagctcggctgcTGGGTCGACGCTGGTCCGGGCGGCGAGACTTCGCTCATGTTGTCAGGCGTTGAACGCGGCCGCGTGGCCGGACGAGCAGGCGACCTTGCATGGCACGGAATGC cggccgcgccaccaccgtACTACGCTCCCGCGGCGGGCACACTCCGCGACCTGGCGAAGAGTGCGTTCTCGCCTCTCGCCCTGGCCCGCCTCTTCCCCCTCAGCGTGCTGGTCAAGGGCTCTCGTGGGGCCGGCAAGAGATCGTTCGTGCacgctgccgccgacgagctgggccTCAGCGTCGTCGAAGTGTCATGCTACGACGTTATCGGTGACACTCCCCAGACGACAGAGGGCACGCTTCGCGCGCGCTTCGACAAGGCGCGGCAGTGCGCGccctccatcctcctcctgaCCCACCTAGAGGCCTTTGCCCCCCAGTCTAGCGgcagcgcgccgccccgcccaccacccGTTGTCAAGGTCGTGGAAGATCTTCTCGCGGCGGCATGCAAGGCCGGCGCGGAGACGAGCCAGCCCGTCGCGATCTttgggacgacgagtaACATTGAGGCTGTGCCTCGCGACATGCAGGCTGTGTTCAAGCACGAGCTGGCACTCCCCGCCCCATCGAGCGGGGAACGCGAGGCCATCCTGACTACCTGCGTGGCCGATACGCCGCTCGCCCCCGACGTGGTGCTGAGCCACGTCGCGGCACAGGCTGCAGCCCTTACGGCAGGCGACCTCGcgtcgctcgtcgagcgcgcgcgcgacatggCACTGGCACGCGCatgcgccggcgcgccaAGTGCGACAGACGCGCTCCTTGCCGGCGTGGCGCTCACAGCGGCCGACCTGACCACCGCGCTGGGTGACGCGCGTGCAAGTTACGCCGACTCGATTGGCGCCCCCCGTATCCCCAACGTATCATGGGACGATGTGGGTGGCCTCGCGGCAGTCAAGAACGATATTCTGGACACGGTGCAGCTTCCACTCGAGCACCCCGAGCTGTTCGGGGAGGGAATGAAGAAACGTTCCGGTATCCTACTCTACGGTCCTCCCGGAACAGGCAAGACCCTTCTCGCCAAAGCGGTGGCCACGTCGTGCGCGGCAAACTTCCTCTCCGTCAAGGGTCCCGAACTGTTGAACATGTACATTGGCGAGTCGGAGGCCAACGTCCGCCGCGTCTTCGAGAAGGCGCGAGACGCGAGTCCATGTGTGATTTTCATGGATGAGCTCGACTCTGTCGCTCCCAAACGTGGAAACCAGGGCGATTCAGGCGGTGTCATGGACCGTATCGTATCCCAACTCCTCGCAGAACTGGACGGTATGTCGGGTGGACGCGGTCAGGTGGTCGTTATGGCCGCGACGAACCGGCCCGATCTACTGGACCCGGCTCTCCTCCGTCCAGGCCGCTTCGACCGCATGTTATACCTCAGCGTTCCCGAGACACATGCTGCTCAGCGTGACGTCCTGGCGGCCCTAACGAGAAAGTTCACCCTCGACCCCGCGCTTTCGCTCGATGACCTCTCGGAACGCCTGCCATTCACATATACCGGTGCGGACCTTTATGCTCTCTGCGCAGACGCAATGCTGCGTTCCATGACGCGCGTcgctgaggaggtggaTAAGCgggtcgccgagctcgatgcTGCCCCCCTCCCCAGGGCTTATCCAAAGCCCCTCACAGCGCAGTATTACCTCGCGTCGATGGCTACCTCGGCCGAGACGGATGTCATTGTTGGCGAGAGCGACTTCCTCCACGCCCTCGAACGGCTGCAGCCCTCCGTGTCGTccgacgagatggcgcaTTACCGCCGCGTACAGGATGAGTTTAAGGGGTTCAATATTGGCGGCGACAAGTAA
- the CTK1 gene encoding uncharacterized protein (Serine/Threonine protein kinases, catalytic domain), whose amino-acid sequence MSDYYMPRDGAQGIKRESTWRPKSQPSRPANAWADSPGPSGPTRKGEYYEPPRHDERSRERAPAQSERDKGKEPEDREERGGGGRRTIDLGKIIADDGVVPSAGGSAMTTAPTGGAQTTGETATARANVSAKNLLAAGDGRPSATDAHLPRHHGDATGHLLPGCPAGVPRLTMVLEGEPATRKTDVHARPPRLRAEGLPLHADAHHPLPRGVSPLHPYQIPNVRVGARAPGRPPRSGLGRETVRSPAVPAREGAQYATAATHPRRRDGDPVKMRVWGRPQTASPPRDPSPRRSRSRSRSRSPPREEVPRPVRPRHDPQPGDALPYDTTPDRDTPTNGEAAHPVRGAMRDWKPAPTGPAAQRNGMKEGPAKVPTQEDVPEVDMELDDEPPPPMPKRSDKWSPVKRSPPVRFVPPLPPSASTVSGQQSPASLPPPSGPPATGPGSFATRPAFVPRVPPPGPVSVTSAPSSAPSGPASGPGTPRAETFLNRLADKQQQYDKHLSTIAPYISTAFGQWYAKNATPPLHQFLIHHFGRQPSSIEMDQIHQLLRMRSQLSKDQQDLTALHAQAVRGEKATPAPPPDAPVGPRATRERDQVRVGGLPAGAGPSPPLGLPPFPVLVPAARKAPKPRPKPVVAPRPPRPRAVAGERYERLSQVGEGTYGKVYKARNTGSGALVALKRIRMEQERDGFPVTSMREIKLLQALDHPNIVRLMEMMVSHNSVYMVLEYMNHDLTGILSHPEVKLSPANVKSLNYQMLSGLGYLHRRGILHRDMKGSNILLNGEGELKLADFGLARWYHKHKRDDYTNRVITLWYRSPELLMGETAYGPEVDTWSAGCIMLEIFTGKPTFQGQDEISQLDAIWAILGTPRESDWPSVAELPWYELVRPREALPSRFAEKFSSLSAGAMEVVRGLLELNPAKRLLADDALDAVYFTTEAPEMEQPTQLATCGEHHEMTVKMHRRREK is encoded by the exons ATGTCCGACTACTACATGCcccgcgacggcgcgcagGGCATCAAGCGCGAGTCGACTTGGCGGCCCAAATCCCAGCCCTCGCGTCCGGCAAACGCATGGGCCGACTCTCCGGGACCAAGCGGACCGACCAGGAAGGGCGAGTACTACGAACCGCCGCGGCATGACgagcgctcgcgcgagcgtgcACCTGCACAAAGCGAAAGAGACAAGGGCAAAGAGCCAGAAGACCGGGAAGAGC GagggggtggaggaaggaggacaaTAGATCTTGGGAAGATTatcgccgacgacggcgtAGTCCCGAGCGCAGGTGGGAGCGCGATGACCACCGCGCCGACAGGTGGCGCTCAGACGACCGGCGAGACCGCGACCGCTCGCGCGAACGTGAGCGCGAAgaacctcctcgccgctggGGACGGTCgcccgagcgcgaccgacgctcaccttccccgccaCCACGGAGACGCAACAGGTCACCTGCTTCCAGGATGCCCGGCGGGCGTGCCTCGCCTGACTATGGTGTTGGAAGGAGAGCCAGCGACTCGGAAGACCG acgttcacgctcgccctccccgcctccgcgccgaggGTCTCCCACTCCACGCGGACGCTCACCATCCACTCCCAAGAGGCGTATCGCCTCTCCATCCTTACCAGATTCCAAACGTCCGCGTGggagctcgcgcgccaggTCGCCCTCCCCGAAGCGGCCTAGGTCGCGAGACCGTTCGCTCTCCCGCAGTCCCAGCCCGCGAAGGAGCCCAGTACGCAACGGCCGCGACC catCCGCGTAGGCGGGACGGGGATCCTGTCAAGATGCGTGTGTGGGGACGGCCGCAGACGGCATCACCACCACGCGACCCCAGCCCGCGTCGGAGTCGCTCGCGATccaggtcgcgctcgccacctAGAGAGGAGGTGCCGCGGCCCGTCAGGCCAAGACATGACCCCCAGCCGGGCGACGCTCTGCCGTACGACACAACGCCGGATCGGGATACGCCGACGAATGGGGAGGCTGCCCATCCTGTCCGCGGAGCCATGCGTGATTGGAAGCCTGCACCGACCGGTCCAGCTGCCCAGCGTAACGGCATGAAGGAGGGGCCCGCCAAGGTCCCGACCCAAGAGGACGTccccgaggtcgacatggagctcgatgacgagccgccaccgccgatGCCGAAGCGCTCGGACAAGTGGAGCCCAGTCAAGCGCTCACCACCTGTGCGCTTTGTGCCCCCGTTGCCGCCCAGTGCGTCCACAGTGTCGGGACAACAATCACCCGCCTCGCTCCCACCCCCGTCTGGTCCACCCGCCACAGGGCCCGGGTCGTTCGCCACTCGGCCGGCGTTTGTGCCTCGAGTCCCACCACCTGGGCCCGTCTCCGTCACATCAGCACCCTCCTCTGCGCCTTCCGGTCCAGCTTCAGGCCCCGGCACTCCCCGCGCCGAGACATTCCTCAACCGCCTTGCGGACAAACAACAACAGTATGACAAGCACCTATCCACCATTGCGCCGTACATTTCCACCGCCTTCGGGCAATGGTACGCGAAGAATGCGACACCACCGCTGCACCAGTTTCTTATCCACCATTTTGGGAGGCAGCCGTCATCGATCGAGATGGACCAGAtccaccagctcctccGCATGCGCTCGCAGTTGTCGAAAGATCAACAAGACCTCACTGCTCTGCACGCCCAGGCTGTGCGCGGTGAGAAGGCGacccccgcgccgccgcctgaTGCACCGGTCGGTCCGCGCGCCACACGCGAACGCGACCAGGTTAGAGTGGGAGGACTGCCTGCAGGTGCAGGACCTTCGCCCCCTCTGGGACTCCCGCCGTTTCCTGTACTGGTTCCCGCAGCTCGGAAGGCACCCAAGCCTCGGCCGAAGCCTGTGGTCGCTCCTAGACCCCCTAGGCCCCGTGCGGTCGCGGGCGAGAGATACGAGCGGCTCTCacaggtcggcgagggcacATACGGCAAGGTGTACAAGGCGCGGAACACAGGCAGCGGCGCTCTCGTTGCACTCAAGCGGATCAGAAtggagcaggagcgcgacgggTTTCCTGTCACATCGATGCGCGAGATCAAGTTACTCCAAGCGTTAGACCACCCCAACATCGTGCGGCTCATGGAGATGATGGTGTCACACA ACTCCGTTTACATGGTGCTCGAGTACATGAACCACGACCTGACGGGCATCTTATCGCACCCTGAGGTCAAGCTCTCGCCGGCCAACGTCAAGTCGCTCAATTACCAGATGCTCTCTGGCCTAGGATACCTGCATCGGCGCGGCATCCTGCACCGGGACATGAAGGGTTCAAACATCCTTCTGAACGGAGAGGGAGAGCTAAAACTCGCCGACTTTGGCCTCGCGCGCTGGTACCACAAGCACAAGCGGGATGACTACACGAACCGCGTCATCACGCTGTGGTACCGTAGTCCCGAGCTGCTGATGGGCGAAACGGCATACGGGCCAGAGGTGGATACGTGGAGTGCGGGGTGCATCATGCTCGAGATCTTCACAGGCAAGCCGACGTTCCAGGGACAGGACGAGATCagccagctcgacgcgatCTGGGCTATCCTGGGAACTCCGCGCGAGAGCGACTGGCCGAGCGTCGCCGAGTTGCCATGGTACGAGCTCGTGCGACCTCGCGAGGCTCTGCCGTCAAGATTTGCCGAAAagttctcctccttgtcggcggGCGCGATGGAGGTCGTGCGGGGACTGCTGGAGCTCAACCCTGCCAAGAGGCTGttggccgacgacgcgctcgacgccgtgtACTTTACCACTGAGGCGCCAGAGATGGAGCAGCCCACACA actTGCGACGTGTGGGGAACATCACGAGATGACGGTCAAGATGCACCGCCGGCGCGAGAAGTAG
- the MRI1 gene encoding uncharacterized protein (Belongs to the eIF-2B alpha beta delta subunits family. MtnA subfamily): MPKTLPEMMTSLRITADGEVEIVDQLLLPHEVKWDKVETPEQAFDAIKSMKIRGAPAIASLAALSVRSHLSSAAVPAFTSTANVQEHVGPILDYLQSSRPTAVNLGEAMDRIRGVLASGGDAADLVQKVKDTCFAVHAEDMERNREMGRLGAEWLWKKRGAGKKGLKVITVCNTGSLATSGYGTAIGVITALYETDHLDTAYYAQTTPYHQGSRLTSLELTTLRVPACMICDTMLGSLMQHQDIDGIVVGADRIVRNGDTANKIGTYQAAVLAARHKVPFVVVAPVTTVDLSLATGAEIHIEQRPPVEATLVRGKNLETGELSVVRITPEGVGADDNEWNQVYNPSFDVTPADLISAVVTEKGVAERSEGATSIDVASVC; encoded by the exons ATGCCCAAGACTCTCCCCGAGATGATGACCTCGCTCCGCATCACTGCGGACGGGGAGGTTGAGATCGTCGACcaactcctcctccc ccacGAGGTCAAGTgggacaaggtcgagacGCCGGAGCAGGCATTCGACGCGATCAAGAGCATGAAG ATCCGCGGAGCCCCGGCCATTGCGTCGCTCGCAGCCCTCTCCGTCCGTTCGCACCTCTCCTCGGCTGCCGTTCCGGCGTTCACTTCCACCGCGAACGTACAGGAGCACGTGGGCCCAATCCTTGACTACCTCCAGTCCTCGCGCCCGACCGCTGTCAACCTAGGCGAGGCGATGGACCGGATTCGTGGCGTCCTCGCTTCTGGCggtgacgccgccgacctcgtgcaAAAGGTCAAAGACACGTGCTTTGCCGTCCacgccgaggacatggagCGTAACCGCGAGATGGGCCGTCTCGGGGCTGAGTGGCTGTGGAAGAAGCGTGGTGCCGGCAAGAAGGGCCTCAAGGTCATCACGGTGTGCAACACTGGTTCGCTAGCCACGAGCGGGTACGGCACGGCGATTGGCGTCATCACTGCCCTGTACGAGACGGACCACCTCGACACGGCGTACTACGCCCAGACGACGCCTTACCATCAGGGTTCGCGTCTGACCTCGCTTGAGCTCACGACGCTCCGTGTGCCGGCGTGCATGATCTGCGACACGATGCTCGGCTCGCTCATGCAGCACCAGGACATTGATGGCATTGTGGTCGGCGCGGACCGTATCGTCCGGAACGGCGACACGGCAAACAAGATCGGCACGTACCAGGCTGCGGTGCTTGCCGCGCGCCACAAGGTGCCCTTTGTTGTCGTTGCGCCCGTTACGACTGTGGACCTCAGCCTCGCGACTGGCGCTGAGATCCACATCGAGCAGCGGCCGCCTGTTGAAGCCACTCTCGTACGCGGGAAGAACCTCGAGACGGGCGAGCTCAGCGTCGTCCGTATCACGCCTGAAGGCGtgggcgccgacgacaacgaGTGGAACCAGGTCTACAACCCCAGCTTTGACGTGACGCCCGCGGACCTCATCTCGGCGGTGGTGACTGAGAAGGGAGTGGCGGAGCGCTCTGAGGGCGCGACCAGCATCGACGTGGCGTCGGTGTGCTAG
- a CDS encoding uncharacterized protein (FAD dependent oxidoreductase): MSNRFAKPSVLIVGSGEFGSTTAVELLRSGNYSSVTVLDRLQTIPAVDAASTDINKVVRFDYADEEYAVLAHEAIQRWLRPEWKGIYFNTGCLVRGLTDPQSQRIYQNSLALEPRTRLLHDPEEIRKVLSPSGKAVVGEKSLIKSFHNPQGGWVHASGAINKLYRDIDWLGGKIVTGADVTELIKSDDGSDVVGVRCRDGREFRADKIIMAMGSWTGAHPALRGVFPDNLLVPTGQTVAAVQLTPEEHARYADMPTIANLEGSGYYQFPPNQTGLVKFALHAGGYVLPSNIPRTAADPKAVEFSEKNRVGWIPRQSFKNMRDKFAELWPELAKKPMAYTRMCWYSDTPDGNWVIDFAPQYPSLLIASGGAGHAFKFLPVMGELIRGRLEGHLPTNLVKKWAINREVPLVDLDRDGRPGRQPLVLGDLTTLEELGPLAPNAEKRESRL; encoded by the coding sequence ATGTCCAACCGCTTCGCCAAGCCCTCtgtcctcatcgtcggcTCCGGCGAGTTTGGCTCGACGACCGCCGTCGAACTCCTCCGTTCGGGCAACTACTCGAGCGtcaccgtcctcgaccgcctgcAGACCATCCctgccgtcgacgcggcgtcgaccgACATCAACAAGGTTGTGCGCTTCGACTACGCCGACGAAGAGTACGCTGTCCTCGCGCACGAGGCCATCCAGCGCTGGCTCCGCCCCGAGTGGAAGGGGATCTACTTCAACACCGGCTGCCTTGTTCGTGGCCTTACCGACCCCCAGTCGCAGCGGATCTACCAGAACTCACTTGCGCTCGAGCCGCGTacccgcctcctccatgACCCCGAGGAGATTCGCAAGGTCCTCTCTCCGTCTGGCAAGGCTGTGGTTGGGGAGAAGAGCCTCATCAAGAGCTTCCACAACCCTCAGGGCGGGTGGGTGCATGCTTCGGGCGCTATCAACAAGCTGTACCGGGACATTGACTGGCTTGGCGGCAAGATCGTCACTGGTGCGGACGTTACCGAGCTCATTAAGAGCGATGATGGCTCGGATGTCGTCGGTGTTAGGTGTAGGGACGGGCGCGAGTTCCGCGCCGACAAGATCATCATGGCCATGGGGTCGTGGACTGGCGCCCACCCCGCTCTGAGGGGCGTGTTCCCAGACAACCTCCTGGTGCCGACGGGCCAGACGGTCGCCGCGGTCCAGCTCACGCCGGAGGAGCACGCACGCTACGCCGACATGCCAACAatcgccaacctcgagggTTCGGGCTACTACCAGTTCCCTCCCAACCAGACGGGTCTCGTCAAGTTTGCCCTCCACGCCGGCGGCTATGTCCTCCCCTCCAACATCCCTCGCACGGCTGCGGACCCCAAGGCGGTCGAGTTTTCGGAGAAGAACCGCGTCGGCTGGATCCCGCGCCAGAGCTTCAAGAACATGCGCGACAAGTTTGCCGAGCTCTggcccgagctcgccaagaaGCCCATGGCATACACCCGCATGTGCTGGTACTCTGACACGCCCGACGGTAACTGGGTCATCGACTTTGCGCCCCAGTACCCCTCGCTCCTTATCGCTTCAGGAGGTGCGGGTCACGCGTTCAAGTTCCTCCCGGTTATGGGCGAGCTCATtcgcggccgcctcgagggtCACCTCCCAACCAACCTCGTTAAGAAGTGGGCCATCAACCGCGAAGTGCCATTggttgacctcgaccgtgATGGTCGTCCCGGTCGCCAGCCCCTGGTTCTCGGCGACCTTACtacgctcgaggagctggggcCGCTCGCTCCCAACGCGGAGAAGCGCGAGTCGCGGTTGTAA
- a CDS encoding uncharacterized protein (Major Facilitator Superfamily) produces MAPDKMAPPASSAPSTSTMVPDDEFKDKEKGSPIPDAECLASSSDPDDVPLDREPEDHRDYPDGGYGWVIVICGFLLNFSTWGVNTAFGIYLAYDLENPRFKGARDIDFAFIGSLSLSLALAVAPFSNFLARTYHWRIPLMTGSVCVTAGQILAGFCTSIWQLYLTQGVLFAIGLGMTMVVSGPIVTQWFGLKRAFAVGIVSAGSGGGALFFSNITRLTLSHLDRRWACVINGCISAAGLIPAILFFKTRSTKLKVRFEPFQISFFKNPGFICMCFWGGFILFAYAIGIYTIPLYAVQGLGMTQKDGSTLQSLLAVGQIVGRPLSGYFLDKVGRFNGAIVTTLIASISCLAVWLVAQNFHVLAFAAFLQGASSGVFWSTCQALLTDLVGIRDMASALSVLWFSIVAPGIVSQPIAIWLTNYSRDTLHRTGTAAFQYGIVFAGVAFFASSVSLYGTKRYIQGDWKVFKRC; encoded by the exons ATGGCACCAGACAAGATGGCGCCAccagcgtcgtcggcgccatcAACATCGACGATGGTGCCAGACGATGAATTCAAGGATAAAGAGAAAGGCAGTCCGATCCCGGATGCAGAATGTCTGGCGTCATCCAGTGATCCGGATGACGTGccgctcgaccgcgagccCGAGGATCACCGCGACTACCCCGACGGCGGGTATGGGTGGGTCATTGTGATCTGTGGCTTCCTG CTCAACTTCTCAACATGGGGTGTGAATACGGCGTTTGGCATCTACCTCGCGTACGATCTGGAGAATCCTCGATTCAAGGGGGCGCGGGATATCGACTTTGCCTTCATCGGCTCtctgtcgctgtcgctaGCGCTGGCCGTTGCGCCGTTTTCAAACTTTCTCGCGAGGACGTATCACTGGCGAATTCCGTTGATGACAGGGAGTGTGTGTGTGACGGCGGGGCAAATTCTGGCGGGCTTTTGCACTTCCATCTGGCAACTGTACCTCACGCAAGGCGTGTTGTTCGCCATTGGACTTGGAATGACGATGGTTGTTTCGGGGCCAATTGTGACCCAGTGGTTTGGGTTGAAACGCGCGTTTGCGGTCGGTATCGTCTCGGCCGggagtggcggcggcgccctcttcttctccaacATCACCCGACTCACTCTCTCCCACTTGGACCGGAGGTGGGCGTGCGTCATCAACGGATGCATCTCAGCAGCAGGCCTCATCCCCGCCATCCTGTTCTTCAAGACGCGCTCAACGAAATTAAAAGTCCGCTTTGAGCCGTTCCAAATCTCCTTCTTCAAAAACCCAGGCTTCATCTGCATGTGTTTCTGGGGCGGCTTCATCCTCTTTGCCTACGCAATCGGTATTTACACCATCCCGCTATATGCCGTACAAGGGTTAGGGATGACGCAGAAGGACGGTTCAACTCTCCAGTCCCTGCTGGCAGTGGGACAGATTGTCGGTCGCCCACTGTCGGGATACTTTCTCGACAAGGTGGGCCGGTTCAACGGTGCGATTGTCACTACCCTCAtcgcgtccatctcgtGTCTCGCTGTCTGGCTGGTAGCGCAGAACTTTCACGTGCTCGCCTTTGCAGCGTTTCTGCAgggcgcgagctcgggcgtCTTCTGGTCAACTTGCCAGgccctcctcaccgaccTTGTGGGTATTCGAGACatggcgagcgcgttgTCGGTGCTTTGGTTCAGCATCGTTGCGCCAGGTATCGTGTCGCAGCCGATCGCGATCTGGTTGACAAACTACTCGCGCGATACGCTCCATCGTACAGGAACAGCAGCGTTCCAGTACGGTATCGTATTCGCTGGTGTTGCATTCTTCGCATCCTCCGTATCGCTCTACGGGACAAAACGATACATACAGGGCGACTGGAAGGTGTTCAAGAGGTGTTGA